Below is a window of Micromonas commoda chromosome 14, complete sequence DNA.
cctcttggcgaacgccgcgacgcgtccctgGTCGACGTGGGAGTATCCCCCGAGGAAGCGCTGGAGGGCGCGGATGCGCAGGGTGCCGCGGTCGGCGGAAGATGAACCGTCACAAGATGAGCCGTCGCGCTTGTCGGAGCCCCCCCATCCCGACGAACCGGACGAGGGTTGGCCCAGCATGGCGTACAGCTGTCGGTGAAACTCGCCGGTGTCAACCTGCAGCGCCTCGCCGTGGCCGCTGAGGACCTCGCACGCGGTGAGTAGACATCGCGCCTTCTGCTCCGTGCtcaacgcgtcgcccgcgaggagctggCGGAACACCTCCATGAGATCCGCCATGAACGTCACGCTGATGAGGTGCGTGAACTTGCCGAGGCCCACCAGCGCCGGGGTCATGAGCGGCAACCCGCGAGCCGggttggcgccggcggcgttcttGAGAACCCTGAAATACATCTCGAACGTCGCCTCCAGCATCCGGGACTGCATCTTCTTCTTCTGCGCGTTGTCCATGCGCCCCGACGCCTCGCCCATGTCCCGCTCGAGCTGAGCCtcgaggtcctcctcctccgagtccgagtcgtcGCGGTGACCGAAGGACTTCATGCGCTCCTTCTCAGCCTTtcgcttctccttctccgcgcgaGCCTTGCGGATCATCTcccgctcgtccgcgcgtttCTTCCTGTTTTGCTTCCTGGAGAGAACCTCCGGGGCTTTCtgcgcctccagcgcgaggaTACCCTCGTCGAACCTAATCTCGAGGAAAGGCGACAGCGCCGCCGGGTGGCAGCAGCACCTGTTCTGCTTCACCAGCTGCGCCACCATGTGAAGCGCCTCGAGGGTGGTGTCGCCCTGCATGTCCGCCTTGATGGCGTTGGCGATggagccggcgacggcgtcggccgcggcgctgtccaCGTGGCTCAGGTGGGGCACGAGCGCCGACAGGACGTCGGTGCGGTAGTTGAAGTGCGGCAGCGATTCCAGCAAGACGCACAGGCACCtgagcgcggtggccgagTCCGGTCCGCCCTTCCCGCGCTGCGACCGGCTCTTCCCcttgcccccgccgcaccgCACCAGCACTCGGACGAAGTTTCCGTACGTCTTCAGCAGCCCCGCCTCGAAGTCCCGCAGCTTCTGCGTCTCCTTGCTCACCTTCATCGCCAGCTCCTTCGGCGTGGGCGGTCGGATCCGGTACCCCGGGCACACGTCTTTAAACACGAGCACCAtggagagcgccgcgaggcgcgcgattTGCCCGTCCCTGTCCTCGCACAGCTTGCACACCTCCCTCAGGTCCGCCCACTTGCCCTCCGGGTCCTCCATGACCCCTTGGCACGTCGCGCCGACTCGAGCCTTGACcgactcgcggcgctcatccgcggacatctcctcctcgagcgcggcggcggctctcgcctGGCTcagtctcgcgcgcgccgcggggtccatgtcgtcctcggagtcgccgtcgtcgccctcgtcgtcgccctcgtcgtcgtcgtcgccctcgccgtccttcttcttgtccCACCACTTGTCGGTGGTTAGCTTTTGCCGGTACTCAGTCTTGCCCAGCTCGTTGGCGAGTTGCTCGGCTTTCCGAGccttcttccccttcttggcgcccgcttcggacgcgtcgagtgCCTTGGACTCCTTCTCGTGCCTGTCCCACTCCTCCCTGGCCttcttgagcgcggcgcgcgcggcgggggtgatgTTGTGCATGTTatcgtccacccccgcgccctcgatgggcgccggcgcggtgggcgcgtgGATCACGGTGCCGTCCAACCGCTTGAccgggagcgcgagcgtcttcggggcgtcgtcctcgccgttcTCGGCGCGGGAAGCcaccgttcgcggcgcgcgctcgtattccgcggtgacgtcgtcctcatccggCCCCTTCTTCCTTCGCTTCGTGGTCGCCACGCGGATGCCCTCGACTTCGAGCCTCTCGCCGAAAAAGGCGCCGTAGCCGCGATGGGACTTGACgaaggcgacgtcgtcgtcgtcggggacgagctcgtcgtcgccatcgcccggGGCGGCCAGGGGAAGCTCCCCCTTGCTCCTCTTATTCCTCTTTCCCATCGCGCCTCGTCTCGgagccgcgtgcgccgggtTCTGaagtggcggcggcggcggcggtttttCAGCGGTTTTTTcagcggcggtggcgctcccGTCTGATGCGGACACCAGAGCAGCGAGTCGTCAGAGGCACGGGGCGGGCACCGATGGCGGAAGGGAGCGACGATCCCTTCCCCGAGGGCCTCCTCGCCCACGCGGAGCTTCAGCTCCGGCGGGCGTACGAACACTCggcgttcgagcgcgcgcgggaggttGCCGaccgcaccggcggcggcggcgccgcgtccacctccgatggccccgccgacgtcgcggcgttggacCCTCCGTCGCCAAATgacggcatcgtcgccgcgctcgacgcgctccgtcGGATCGCCGtcgagtccgcggcgcgcgccggcgcgcacgcgaacGAGGGCAaggatgacgccgccgacgccaaacGTCGACGAAAGGGCgaggcggggacggcggaggcgggcgggagcgacggcgggggggacgcgacgaggcgcgggagacATCGCCATCTCGCCAAgagcgcccccgcgaggtTCAACCGCGACGTGCGCTCCCTGACGACCGCACTGCGCGGGGACTGGACCACTGCGTACGAGCTGATCGTGGCGAGGacgatcgacgcgtcgcgcgcggtggcgcgagcggagtcgcacgcggcgcgcagcgcgtggAGGAGAGAAACCATCGTCTCGCGACACCGCGAGCTCCgagcgacggtggcggcgagtgGGAGTCGcccaccgcccggtgagtcaccgcccggtgagtcaccgccggtgagcgacgcggacgcgcgttggcgactcgccgtctcctccgGGGGGCtcgaggcgtacgcggaggctgcggaggaggTGGGTAACCGCGCGTGGGTGGTGGACGCCCTTCGATGgtgcgcggggacggcgatggatttcatcctcggcggcggcgcggaatCCTTCGCCGTCAGgtccgcgcgtcgatcgcaCTACGAGAGTTTAGGAACGAGGAtgtcggacgaggaggaggcgacgatgcgcgcggcgctgcgcgaTCGATGGCATCGAAGGGCGCCGGTgcgcggtgactcaccggtcggcggtgactcacTCACGGGTGATAAACCGACGCTGATCGACGTCGGGTCGTGCTGGGACTACTTCCGTCGGCACGAGGACGTCTtcgacgtgctcgcgctcgacctcGAGCCCAGGCGCCCGACCGTGCTCCGCTGCGACTTTCTGAACGTGCGGATCGGCGACCCCGGGCTGGAGGATGCTGACG
It encodes the following:
- a CDS encoding predicted protein; its protein translation is MAEGSDDPFPEGLLAHAELQLRRAYEHSAFERAREVADRTGGGGAASTSDGPADVAALDPPSPNDGIVAALDALRRIAVESAARAGAHANEGKDDAADAKRRRKGEAGTAEAGGSDGGGDATRRGRHRHLAKSAPARFNRDVRSLTTALRGDWTTAYELIVARTIDASRAVARAESHAARSAWRRETIVSRHRELRATVAASGSRPPPGESPPGESPPVSDADARWRLAVSSGGLEAYAEAAEEVGNRAWVVDALRWCAGTAMDFILGGGAESFAVRSARRSHYESLGTRMSDEEEATMRAALRDRWHRRAPVRGDSPVGGDSLTGDKPTLIDVGSCWDYFRRHEDVFDVLALDLEPRRPTVLRCDFLNVRIGDPGLEDADVDAGVDADVDGALRFLPRNAAGAVVMSLVLSYVPTPRQRGEMVRRAREVLMDDGRGVLLIVTPHSTDKGHCAHKALPVLKEWRASIESMGFERVKYERARSVHCLAFRTVGEGPGTKKAGEAPPVRIAFDGPDWETKS
- a CDS encoding predicted protein, giving the protein MGKRNKRSKGELPLAAPGDGDDELVPDDDDVAFVKSHRGYGAFFGERLEVEGIRVATTKRRKKGPDEDDVTAEYERAPRTVASRAENGEDDAPKTLALPVKRLDGTVIHAPTAPAPIEGAGVDDNMHNITPAARAALKKAREEWDRHEKESKALDASEAGAKKGKKARKAEQLANELGKTEYRQKLTTDKWWDKKKDGEGDDDDEGDDEGDDGDSEDDMDPAARARLSQARAAAALEEEMSADERRESVKARVGATCQGVMEDPEGKWADLREVCKLCEDRDGQIARLAALSMVLVFKDVCPGYRIRPPTPKELAMKVSKETQKLRDFEAGLLKTYGNFVRVLVRCGGGKGKSRSQRGKGGPDSATALRCLCVLLESLPHFNYRTDVLSALVPHLSHVDSAAADAVAGSIANAIKADMQGDTTLEALHMVAQLVKQNRCCCHPAALSPFLEIRFDEGILALEAQKAPEVLSRKQNRKKRADEREMIRKARAEKEKRKAEKERMKSFGHRDDSDSEEEDLEAQLERDMGEASGRMDNAQKKKMQSRMLEATFEMYFRVLKNAAGANPARGLPLMTPALVGLGKFTHLISVTFMADLMEVFRQLLAGDALSTEQKARCLLTACEVLSGHGEALQVDTGEFHRQLYAMLGQPSSGSSGWGGSDKRDGSSCDGSSSADRGTLRIRALQRFLGGYSHVDQGRVAAFAKRLAGAALCAEPGEAVGALGVSRQLLAAYPRTRCLLENERVGTGVFNPAVDDPESAVGLAAVLWDLALLRHHYHPAVAAAADEVARMPLAGAVPPALGSHAPAELARLHSTTRGDFRPAIPPPKVGKRARTSVLDRQTSRGGEANVLTPGDELARIIAAERTPADERDRLAQTLRRHFCETREFGVNVGLRAEVARLRRMSIQARERAEERRAAEAAKAKKAEKAKKAEKAKRAGEEVRGKKSKKKVKA